Proteins encoded in a region of the Chryseobacterium piperi genome:
- a CDS encoding cysteine desulfurase family protein has protein sequence MDKIYLDNAATTPLSEEVIDAMVSTMRMNFGNPSSTHSFGQEAKILIENVRRQVADYLHVTPAEIIFTSCGTESNNMIIKSSIEHLGVERIISSPLEHKCVSESVMEMKNRKGVEVAYIRPNEKGDLDLNKLEELLKASEKKTLVSLMHANNEIGNITDLKKMAELCKAHNALLHSDTVQTMAHMDLDLSDIPVDFASCSAHKFHGPKGVGFAFIRKATGLKGIITGGPQERSLRAGTENVCGIVGLGKALELSIKNMESYTNYIQEIKNYAIERLSAEISGIKFNGRSAETENSLYTVLSALLPYKNPLIGLQLDMKGVAISQGSACSSGASKPSMVMMMVLSEDEMDHCTPLRISFSHMTTKADIDALVTALKEISNDFVIEKTNVEHR, from the coding sequence ATGGATAAAATATATTTAGATAACGCAGCAACAACACCTCTTTCAGAAGAAGTTATTGATGCAATGGTAAGTACCATGAGGATGAATTTTGGAAATCCTTCCTCCACTCACAGCTTTGGCCAGGAAGCAAAGATTCTTATTGAAAATGTAAGAAGACAAGTTGCTGATTATCTTCATGTAACTCCTGCTGAAATTATTTTTACTTCTTGTGGCACAGAGTCTAATAATATGATTATTAAGTCGAGTATAGAGCACCTGGGAGTCGAAAGAATCATCAGCTCTCCGTTGGAACATAAATGTGTTTCCGAAAGTGTTATGGAGATGAAGAATAGAAAAGGAGTTGAAGTTGCTTATATTCGTCCTAATGAAAAAGGAGATCTTGATCTTAATAAATTAGAAGAATTATTAAAAGCTTCAGAAAAGAAGACTTTAGTAAGCTTAATGCATGCCAATAACGAAATTGGTAATATCACCGATTTAAAGAAAATGGCAGAACTATGTAAAGCGCATAATGCTTTACTTCATTCGGATACTGTTCAGACGATGGCTCATATGGATCTGGATCTGTCTGATATTCCTGTAGATTTTGCTTCTTGCAGTGCACATAAATTCCATGGGCCAAAAGGAGTGGGCTTTGCTTTTATCAGGAAAGCGACCGGATTAAAAGGAATTATTACAGGAGGTCCGCAGGAAAGAAGCCTAAGAGCAGGAACTGAGAATGTTTGCGGTATTGTTGGATTAGGAAAAGCATTGGAGCTTTCTATCAAAAATATGGAAAGCTATACCAATTACATTCAGGAAATTAAAAATTATGCTATTGAGAGATTATCTGCGGAAATTTCCGGAATCAAGTTTAACGGAAGAAGTGCAGAAACGGAGAATAGTCTTTATACTGTTCTAAGTGCTTTATTGCCTTATAAAAATCCGCTAATAGGATTACAGCTAGATATGAAGGGAGTTGCTATCTCCCAGGGAAGTGCATGTTCTTCTGGAGCTTCGAAGCCTTCTATGGTAATGATGATGGTTTTATCTGAGGATGAAATGGATCATTGTACACCTTTACGTATTTCATTCAGCCATATGACAACGAAAGCGGACATTGATGCTTTAGTCACTGCTTTAAAAGAAATCTCAAATGATTTCGTTATAGAAAAAACAAATGTCGAGCATAGATAG
- a CDS encoding SDR family NAD(P)-dependent oxidoreductase, translating into MIVLGSTSEVAQAFVEKALEEGEKYEKIYLFTSNRETTERFARHIDVKFLQQSEVIELDLMKEIDYTKFDYVSSNVLFCATGYLGEGSEEGLYDNKNTERIISINYSRLVPVMNYFAQKFESRRSGTIIGLSSVAGDRGRQSNFIYGSAKAAFTAYLSGLRNYLFDKKVHVLTIKPGFMETKMTEGLPLNPMLTAKPKQAAAYIYKAYKNGKNVAYVLPIWGVIMMIIRNIPEFIFKKLKL; encoded by the coding sequence ATGATAGTTCTGGGAAGTACCTCCGAAGTAGCACAAGCTTTTGTAGAAAAAGCTCTTGAAGAAGGAGAAAAATATGAGAAAATCTATTTGTTTACCTCTAACAGGGAAACTACCGAAAGGTTTGCAAGGCATATTGATGTAAAGTTTCTGCAACAGTCAGAAGTGATCGAACTGGATCTGATGAAAGAGATTGATTACACTAAATTTGATTATGTCAGCTCAAATGTATTATTTTGTGCAACCGGATATTTAGGTGAAGGAAGTGAAGAAGGATTGTATGATAATAAAAATACCGAAAGAATAATCAGTATTAATTATTCAAGATTAGTTCCCGTAATGAACTATTTTGCTCAGAAATTTGAAAGCAGGAGATCGGGAACAATTATAGGATTATCTTCAGTGGCAGGAGACAGGGGAAGGCAAAGTAATTTTATTTATGGAAGTGCTAAAGCTGCATTTACAGCCTACTTAAGTGGTCTTAGAAATTATCTTTTTGATAAAAAGGTTCACGTGCTGACCATAAAGCCAGGTTTCATGGAAACCAAAATGACTGAAGGTTTACCATTAAACCCTATGCTTACAGCAAAACCTAAACAGGCAGCAGCCTACATTTATAAAGCTTATAAAAATGGGAAAAATGTTGCTTATGTATTGCCAATTTGGGGAGTTATTATGATGATCATCAGGAATATTCCTGAATTTATATTTAAGAAATTAAAGCTTTAA
- a CDS encoding protease complex subunit PrcB family protein, which translates to MHKLIIGFLVFLMSCTNVPSPVASNAEKGGEILVSESQGGTETSGFIILKNQEDLQKVIKGNLSLTDLGSTTVHYPTFPKNQKAVLYNLGTFNSGDYKITEIKSISVKDNILYVEVPQRESGGMQIQVMSNPWVVFTVPLNYQFNSVALKYSK; encoded by the coding sequence ATGCATAAACTTATTATTGGGTTTCTTGTTTTCCTCATGAGCTGTACAAATGTACCATCCCCAGTTGCATCCAATGCAGAGAAAGGGGGTGAAATTCTTGTTTCTGAATCTCAAGGAGGAACTGAAACTTCAGGTTTTATCATTCTGAAAAATCAGGAAGACCTTCAAAAGGTTATAAAAGGAAATTTAAGTCTTACAGACTTAGGTAGTACTACTGTTCATTATCCCACTTTTCCAAAAAACCAAAAAGCTGTTCTGTATAATCTGGGAACTTTCAATTCTGGTGACTACAAAATTACAGAGATTAAAAGTATTTCTGTAAAAGACAATATATTGTATGTAGAAGTTCCTCAGCGGGAGTCTGGTGGAATGCAAATACAGGTGATGTCAAATCCCTGGGTAGTTTTTACAGTACCTTTAAATTATCAATTCAATTCCGTAGCATTAAAATATTCAAAATAA
- a CDS encoding M12 family metallo-peptidase, translated as MLKKIIIPLLILPFIVSCNRDNEFSNGSSDYSHTRPVGASANNLLSNERYNSLLIEVQYMPGYAPDSQAIEHLKNFLSTFLRKDGGITIIQREIPGTSSPSLSAEDIRQIENTNRTVFTNGSTLAVSILYTNGQYTNNNTLGIAYRNTSVALFGKTIRENSGGFGQTSRTKLEATVLEHELGHLMGLVDLGSPMQTNHKDSSNGNHCNNQNCLMYYTSETTDILGLLTTGNIPQLDNNCKADLKANGGK; from the coding sequence ATGCTTAAAAAAATTATTATTCCGCTTTTAATCCTTCCTTTTATTGTTTCTTGCAATAGAGATAACGAATTCAGTAACGGGTCGTCAGATTATAGCCATACGCGTCCGGTAGGAGCCTCTGCCAACAATTTGTTAAGCAATGAACGTTACAACTCATTATTAATAGAAGTCCAATATATGCCGGGATATGCTCCAGATTCTCAGGCTATAGAACATTTAAAGAATTTCTTGTCTACTTTTCTTCGTAAAGATGGAGGAATTACTATTATCCAGCGTGAAATTCCGGGAACTTCATCACCCAGTTTGTCTGCTGAAGATATCAGACAGATTGAAAACACCAACCGTACCGTATTTACTAACGGCTCTACCCTCGCTGTAAGTATTCTCTATACCAACGGGCAGTATACTAATAATAACACCCTTGGAATTGCTTACCGTAATACCTCAGTTGCCTTATTCGGAAAAACAATCCGCGAAAATTCAGGAGGATTCGGACAGACAAGCAGAACCAAGCTTGAAGCCACTGTACTTGAGCATGAATTAGGGCATTTAATGGGATTGGTGGATCTGGGATCACCTATGCAAACCAACCACAAGGATTCTTCTAATGGTAATCATTGCAATAATCAAAACTGCCTGATGTATTATACTTCTGAAACAACAGATATTTTAGGGCTTCTTACTACTGGTAATATCCCTCAATTGGATAATAATTGTAAAGCAGACTTAAAAGCTAATGGTGGAAAGTAG
- the trxA gene encoding thioredoxin — MALEITDSSFQETVLKSDKPVLVDFWAVWCGPCRTLGPIIEEVATDFEGKAVVGKVDVDNNQEISMQYGIRNIPTVLIFKNGEVVDKLVGVTPKEVIAEKLSAHL, encoded by the coding sequence ATGGCTTTAGAAATTACGGATAGCTCATTTCAGGAAACGGTTTTAAAATCAGATAAACCTGTATTAGTAGACTTTTGGGCAGTATGGTGTGGACCTTGTAGAACATTGGGTCCGATCATCGAAGAAGTAGCAACAGATTTTGAAGGAAAAGCAGTAGTAGGAAAAGTAGACGTAGACAACAATCAGGAGATTTCTATGCAGTACGGTATCAGAAATATCCCTACAGTTTTAATCTTTAAGAATGGTGAAGTTGTAGATAAATTAGTTGGAGTAACTCCAAAAGAGGTGATTGCTGAGAAATTAAGCGCACACTTATAA
- a CDS encoding prolyl oligopeptidase family serine peptidase, which produces MAKSVLIFYIFFVLIGMIDAQTTNLAPAKSVSNEYFGIKTVDEYRNLENLKDPSTIKWMKDQTKYSESILQNIPNRQYYIDKRLEFDMRKSFSVSNINVTENGFYFYLKQTPEENTTKVFFRKNFNGIEKEIFNPQNYKPKNKKNYHINYIKPSYDGSKIAIALTEGGKEISEMVIYDLKQNKLLPDIITHCWPSDGAGISWLPNNNGFIYLYYPVIDPNSPLFLKNTASVIYRIGDNPQKLNTLLSKENNPDLKINTEDFPDAVLPNKNSKYLFGYISGPNKFQDTYYMFENSIDKKNQWQFLFSKDDKITRFITKDHNIIYISEKNGTNAIYSTSLVNPDFKTPILIVPSISDEVLKNISNIKDGFIFSTSKNGVEAKLYWYKNGKSELIKLPIPAGNISITTQNDLSNDFWITCSGWKNETERFRYNSLTGKFVPENLAPTIEYPEFKNIIIEEIIVKSHDERDIPLSLIYNKNIKKDKNNPLLMNAYGAYGYNNSPYFAKTYMLWALQGGIVAVAHVRGGGEKGEEWHKGGNKVTKPNSWKDLISCAEYMVKENYTSPENIAIWGESAGGITIGRAMTERPDLFKVAIIDAGIVNSSRMEFTPNGLNSAKEFGSLSIEAEFKALLQMDAYQHLKKGEKYPATLITSGINDPRVSSWMPTKFAAKLLAYNTSENPILLKIDYEGGHGGDIPIAQKYANLADTFAFALWQLGHPDYQPTKKQ; this is translated from the coding sequence GTGGCTAAGTCAGTTTTAATCTTCTATATATTTTTTGTTCTTATTGGAATGATAGATGCTCAAACAACTAATTTAGCTCCTGCTAAATCTGTTAGTAACGAATATTTTGGAATTAAAACAGTTGATGAATACAGAAACTTAGAAAATTTAAAAGATCCTTCAACAATTAAGTGGATGAAGGATCAAACAAAATATTCTGAATCTATTCTTCAAAATATTCCCAACAGACAATATTATATTGATAAAAGATTAGAATTCGATATGCGAAAATCATTTTCTGTATCAAACATTAATGTTACAGAAAATGGTTTTTATTTTTATCTCAAACAAACTCCAGAAGAAAATACCACAAAGGTTTTTTTCAGAAAAAACTTCAATGGAATTGAAAAAGAAATTTTTAATCCTCAAAATTATAAACCGAAAAATAAAAAAAATTACCACATTAATTATATTAAACCTAGTTATGATGGATCTAAAATTGCTATTGCCTTAACAGAAGGTGGAAAAGAAATTTCAGAAATGGTGATTTATGACCTCAAGCAAAATAAATTACTTCCTGATATTATTACCCACTGTTGGCCCTCAGATGGAGCGGGCATATCATGGCTTCCAAACAACAATGGTTTCATTTATTTGTATTACCCTGTTATTGATCCTAATTCACCCTTATTTTTAAAAAATACAGCATCTGTGATTTATAGAATAGGAGATAATCCTCAAAAGCTAAATACTCTACTTTCTAAAGAAAATAATCCAGATTTAAAAATAAATACTGAAGATTTTCCAGATGCAGTGCTCCCTAATAAGAATAGTAAGTATTTATTTGGATATATATCCGGTCCTAACAAATTTCAAGATACTTATTATATGTTTGAGAATAGTATTGATAAAAAAAATCAATGGCAATTTTTATTTAGTAAGGATGATAAAATTACCCGCTTTATAACTAAAGATCACAATATCATCTATATCTCCGAAAAAAACGGAACGAATGCTATATATAGCACTTCATTGGTTAATCCTGACTTTAAAACACCAATATTAATTGTACCCAGTATTTCTGATGAAGTTCTCAAAAATATATCTAATATAAAAGATGGATTTATTTTTAGTACATCCAAAAACGGTGTGGAAGCAAAATTATATTGGTATAAAAATGGAAAATCTGAATTAATAAAGTTACCAATTCCTGCAGGAAATATCTCAATTACAACCCAAAATGATCTTTCCAATGATTTTTGGATAACATGTAGTGGTTGGAAAAATGAAACAGAAAGATTTAGATATAATTCATTAACCGGAAAATTTGTGCCTGAAAATTTAGCACCCACCATTGAATATCCCGAATTTAAGAATATTATTATAGAAGAAATTATTGTAAAATCACATGATGAAAGAGATATTCCTCTTTCTTTAATTTACAATAAAAACATAAAAAAAGATAAGAATAATCCGTTACTTATGAACGCTTATGGAGCTTATGGATATAATAATAGTCCCTATTTTGCCAAAACTTATATGCTTTGGGCTTTACAGGGTGGTATTGTTGCCGTAGCCCATGTAAGAGGTGGGGGTGAAAAAGGTGAAGAGTGGCATAAAGGAGGTAATAAAGTGACAAAACCAAATTCTTGGAAAGATCTAATCTCTTGCGCAGAGTATATGGTTAAAGAAAACTATACATCACCTGAAAACATAGCAATTTGGGGAGAAAGCGCAGGGGGTATTACTATCGGTAGAGCCATGACTGAAAGACCTGATTTGTTTAAAGTAGCAATTATTGATGCGGGTATTGTGAATTCATCAAGAATGGAGTTTACTCCAAACGGCTTAAATAGTGCAAAGGAATTCGGTTCTTTAAGTATTGAAGCTGAATTCAAAGCACTATTACAAATGGATGCCTATCAACATCTTAAAAAAGGGGAAAAGTACCCAGCAACCTTAATCACTTCCGGTATTAATGATCCCAGAGTATCTTCATGGATGCCAACAAAATTTGCGGCTAAATTATTAGCTTATAATACTTCAGAAAATCCTATTCTTTTAAAAATAGACTACGAAGGAGGACATGGGGGCGACATTCCTATTGCGCAGAAGTATGCTAATTTAGCAGATACTTTTGCATTTGCTTTATGGCAACTAGGACATCCTGATTACCAACCTACTAAAAAACAATAA
- a CDS encoding HAD-IB family hydrolase, with amino-acid sequence MKKLYCFDFDGTITYKDTMFMYLKFYNSTKYHIQFLRHVPLFILLKLRLAETEKVKKSFIGSILKGQTQEKIEKKSKQFFELHYPRIVRENALDFIKNIDRKNTQSLLVTASLDIWVKPFAEKLQMQLVSTRAEFKNGIFTGNFIGRNCNGDEKLVRIKEQINDSKYDKIIAFGDTSGDKQMLKWANEGHYQFFH; translated from the coding sequence ATGAAAAAATTGTATTGTTTTGATTTTGATGGCACAATCACTTATAAGGATACCATGTTTATGTATCTTAAGTTTTACAATTCTACAAAATATCATATACAATTTTTGAGACATGTGCCCCTTTTTATATTATTAAAGCTAAGGCTGGCCGAAACTGAAAAAGTGAAGAAAAGCTTTATAGGTTCTATTCTTAAAGGTCAAACCCAGGAAAAAATAGAAAAAAAATCCAAACAGTTTTTTGAATTACATTATCCCAGAATTGTACGGGAGAATGCTTTAGACTTTATAAAAAATATAGATCGTAAAAATACGCAAAGTCTATTGGTAACCGCCTCTTTAGATATTTGGGTGAAGCCATTTGCGGAAAAATTGCAAATGCAGCTGGTATCCACACGTGCAGAGTTTAAAAATGGAATTTTTACAGGAAATTTTATTGGAAGAAACTGTAACGGAGATGAGAAGCTGGTCCGAATAAAAGAACAAATTAACGATTCTAAATACGATAAAATAATCGCTTTCGGAGATACATCCGGAGATAAGCAAATGCTCAAATGGGCAAATGAGGGACATTACCAATTTTTTCACTAA